A single genomic interval of Prunus dulcis chromosome 5, ALMONDv2, whole genome shotgun sequence harbors:
- the LOC117627184 gene encoding isoflavone reductase homolog, protein MGKSKVLVVGGTGYVGRRIVRASLAQGHPTYVLQRPEIGLDVDKLEMLLGFKKQGAHLVEGSFSDFQSLVDAVKLVDVVICPMSGAHNRSHNILMQLKLVQAIKEAGNIKRFLPSEFGFDPARMGHALEPGRVTFDEKMIVRKEIQDAKIPFTYVCGAAFASYFAGNLSQMGTLFPPKEKVLIYGDGNAKVTILEEDDIAAYTIKTIDDPRTLNKTLYLRPPENELSQKQLVEMWENLIGKKLEHISISEQDFLASMKGMDFAGQVGVGHFYHMFYEGALTNFEIGEEGKEASKLYPEVKYTRMDEYLKLYT, encoded by the exons ATGGGAAAGAGCAAGGTGCTTGTGGTAGGTGGAACTGGGTACGTGGGGAGAAGGATTGTAAGGGCAAGCCTAGCCCAAGGCCACCCAACCTATGTCCTTCAAAGGCCAGAGATTGGTCTCGACGTTGATAAGCTAGAAATGCTCTTGGGATTTAAGAAGCAAGGAGCTCACCTTGTGGAGGgttcattttctgatttccAAAGCCTTGTTGATGCTGTCAAGCTTGTTGATGTTGTCATCTGCCCCATGTCTGGGGCTCATAATCGGAGTCACAACATTTTGATGCAGCTCAAGCTTGTTCAAGCTATCAAAGAAGCTGGAAATATTAAG CGTTTCTTGCCATCAGAGTTCGGTTTCGATCCAGCACGTATGGGACATGCACTTGAACCTGGAAGAGTTACATTTGATGAGAAAATGATAGTGAGAAAGGAAATACAAGATGCTAAAATTCCTTTCACTTATGTATGTGGCGCCGCCTTCGCCAGCTATTTTGCCGGCAACCTTTCTCAGATGGGAACACTCTTCCCTCCAAAGGAAAAGGTGCTTATTTATGGAGATGGTAACGCTAAAG TAACTATTTTGGAGGAAGATGACATCGCAGCATATACAATCAAAACAATAGATGATCCGCGAACATTGAACAAAACATTGTACCTTCGTCCACCCGAAAACGAACTCAGTCAAAAGCAATTGGTCGAGATGTGGGAGAACCTAATAGGCAAGAAACTAGAACATATTTCCATTTCTGAACAAGACTTCCTTGCCTCTATGAAAG GTATGGACTTTGCAGGCCAGGTAGGAGTGGGGCATTTCTACCACATGTTCTATGAAGGCGCTCTGACAAACTTTGAAATCggggaagaaggaaaagaagctTCAAAGCTTTACCCAGAAGTGAAATACACCCGCATGGATGAATACTTAAAACTTTATACATGA